The sequence below is a genomic window from Natrinema salifodinae.
TCCATGATAGTCCAGGCGAGCACCGTCGCCACCGTCCGCTAGGCGCAGACGGTACAAAACCACTGCTAGTTCCGGTATAGAGCGTTCGGGTGCGCTCGGTACCGGTCGGGAACCGTCTCGATCCGGTTCGACGTCGACCCGGATCGCCGACCACCGACCGCCGATCCGAGAGCGCCGTGACGGCGATAACCGCGAGTACGGGACTCGAAACAGTTCGTACGGACCCGTGAACGAGAGAAACGGCTCCGTACAGCACCGGCCGACCACGCGAACCGCCGCCGATGTCGAGGTCCGAGCCGGAGTTCGGATCGGTGCCCGGACTCCCGGTGACTAGAACTCGACCGAGTCGAGGTCCGCCTCTAACTCCGCGACGTGCTCGTTGAACGCCTCGACGAACGCGGGCACGTCGTCGACCAGGCGACGGACTTCGGGAGCGGCGGGCGGGCCGTACTGCGAGAGGAGGTAGACGCCGTCGGAGCCGCCGACGCGCAGGTAGGAGGCGACGTCGCCGTCCCACTTCAGCTCCCAGCGGGTTCCCGAGATCGTCGTCGCGTAGGTGCCGTAGTCGCCGTTGTAGCGGTGAAGTTGGCTGGCCATCGCGTTTCCGACCTCGCGGACGCGATTGACGATGCGGTCGCGCTCGGCGACGAGTTCCGCCGTCGACTCGACTTCGGGGAAGTCGTCCGGCGCGTCCGCGAACAGCCCATCGAAGGAACGGACGTACTCGTTGTACGCCCGGACGAACGAGCCGTAGTCAGCCATCGCCGTCTCGAGGGCCTCGGGCTCGGGCGGCTGTTTGCTCGAGACGACGTAGGTCTCCGCGCCCGAATTCGGGTCGAACCGGAGGTAGTCGACGTCACCGGCCTCGTACTTGAGCGTCCACTCTCCGCCGTCGGTTTCGAAGGTCTCCTGCCCGTAGTCGCCGCCCTGGAGGACGGCGAGTTCCCGCGCGATCTCGCCGGCGTGGGCGCGCACGCGGGCCGCCAGGTCGTTGCGTCGCTCGGCGATCTCGTCCATCCCCTCGACGTCGGTCTCGAGTCCGTCGGTCATCAGTCGAGGGAGGGCCCGACGGACAGTAACGGTTGTGCCTCGGGGCGACGAGCGGCAAGGCGGCCACGGTAACCGTCGAAGCGACGGTCGGGAGGCGGTCGAGGCGCGACGCGAGGGCGGCGATCGGACCGCTCCGATCGAGCGAGCGATGCGGCCGACAGACTCACCCGCTGTCGTTCCCTCCGCCTCCGTTTCCACCACCGCTCTCGTTGCCGCCCTCGTTTTCGTTCTCCGCTTCAGTTTCGCCGCCTTCCGCGCTCTCGCCCTCGGGGGCGCCGCCCGAGTCGTTCTCGCTCTCGTTGGATTCCTCGCCAGTCTCGTTCGCGTTGTCGCCGGTCGGCGAGTCTTCGACGTCCTGGCCGTCGCCGGTTCCCTCTTCGCTCTCGGTTTCGCCCTCTTCCTCTTCTTCCCCGGTCCCGCCCCCGCCCGGGCCGCCACAGCCGGCGAGCAGGGCCGTCGACGCAGCGGCGCCGGTCAGTTGCAGTACTCGCCGACGGCCGAGTGCCTCCCGATCGGTCATACGGGAGCCCTCGCCGTCGTCCGTGATAAGCCGCCAGCCGACACTTGCGTGGTCGTTGCGTGGCGGCGGGTGGGTGGGGCGCGGACGAACGGAATCGCGCCGGGACCCGTCTCTCCGTCTTACCGTCAACCCGTCCACGACGGAGCGGGTTTGCCGTCGGGATGAGTAGGCACTACAGCCAAGTCACAGGCCGACGAACGCCGGTCCATGGGTTCGATTCCCGACGAGTTCCACGAGCTGTTCGAGAAGGAAACGTTCGCGCACGTCGCCACCCTCACCGAGGAAGGGCTCCCGCACGTAACGCCGGTCTGGATCGACTACGACGCGGACGACGACCGCCTGTTGGTCAACACCGAACGCGGCCGCCAGAAGGAGCGAAACGTCCGGAACAATCCCGGCGTCGGCGTCAGCATGACCGATCCCGACGACCCCTACACCCACCTCTCGGTGATCGGCGAGGTCGACGAGATCACGACCGAAGGGGCGCGCGAACACATCGACGTGCTGGCCCAGCGGTACATGGACGTCGACGAGTATCCGAATCCGATCGAAACCGAACGCGTGCTCCTGCGGATTCGGCCGGATCGCGTCCTGTGAACCCTCGGCGTCCGAAGCGGTTCGACGACCGGTCCCGGCTTTTCTGCGGGAGCTGCAGGGTGGGCGATTAATGGACAGCGGTGTGGACGGGTCGACCATGCAGTCCACAGCCGACCTGCTCGTCGACTGTCTCGAAGCCGAGGGCGTCGAGCGCGTCTTCGGGGTCCCGGGCGAGGAAATCGAGGATCTGCTGTTCTCCCTTCGAGACTCCTCGATCCGATTCGTCCCGACGCGCCACGAACAGGGCGCGGCGTTCATGGCCGACGTCCACGGGCGGCTGACCGGCGACGCGG
It includes:
- a CDS encoding pyridoxamine 5'-phosphate oxidase family protein, producing MGSIPDEFHELFEKETFAHVATLTEEGLPHVTPVWIDYDADDDRLLVNTERGRQKERNVRNNPGVGVSMTDPDDPYTHLSVIGEVDEITTEGAREHIDVLAQRYMDVDEYPNPIETERVLLRIRPDRVL